One Vigna unguiculata cultivar IT97K-499-35 chromosome 11, ASM411807v1, whole genome shotgun sequence DNA window includes the following coding sequences:
- the LOC114170753 gene encoding indole-3-acetic acid-amido synthetase GH3.6-like yields MPEAPSHYLCNNNNEALKYIEDVTSNADEIQKRVLAEILSSSAHAEYLQRHGLDGRTDRHTFKNIMPVVTYEDLKPDIDRIANGDTSQILCSKPISEFLTSSGTSGGERKLMPTIEDELERRSLLYSLLMPVMDQFVPGLEKGKGMYFLFVKSEAKTPGGLLARPVLTSYYKSSHFKNSKQRYDPYTNYTSPIESILCLDSYQSMYSQMLCGLSQNEQVLRVGAVFASGFIRAIKFLEKHWVSLCRDIRNGTVDPEISDSSVREAIMKILKPNPKLADFIEGECKKESWKGIITRVWPNTKYVDVIVTGTMSQYIPILDYYSNGLPLVCTMYASSECYFGLNLNPLCEPNEVSYTLIPTMAYFEFLPLEKTKGQTNISISQPDQERLVDLVDVELGQEYELVVTTYAGLYRYRVGDILRVAGFKNKAPQFNFVCRKNVVLSIDSDKTDEVELQNAVKNGAKRLADFGASLTEYTSCADTSTIPGHYVLYWEINTNDETPIPGSVFEECCFAVEGCLNSVYRQGRVSESIGALEIKIVENGTFDKLMDFALSQGASINQYKTPRCVKYAPIVELLDSKTVSSYFSRKCPQWVPGHKKWCMFP; encoded by the exons ATGCCTGAGGCTCCTAGCCACTACCTCTGCAACAACAATAATGAAGCACTGAAATACATTGAGGATGTTACTAGCAACGCTGATGAAATTCAGAAAAGGGTCCTTGCTGAGATCCTTTCCTCCAGTGCACATGCTGAGTACCTTCAACGCCATGGCTTAGATGGCCGCACAGACAGACACACTTTCAAGAACATCATGCCTGTGGTCACGTACGAGGATTTGAAGCCAGATATCGATCGTATAGCTAATGGTGATACCTCCCAAATTCTATGTTCCAAACCTATTTCCGAGTTCCTCACTAG CTCTGGAACATCTGGTGGGGAGAGAAAGCTGATGCCAACCATAGAAGATGAACTTGAGAGAAGATCATTACTGTACAGCCTCTTGATGCCAGTGATGGACCAATTTGTTCCAGGTTTGGAGAAAGGCAAGGGTATGTACTTTCTCTTCGTAAAATCAGAAGCCAAAACCCCAGGGGGGCTCCTAGCTCGTCCAGTTTTAACCAGTTACTACAAGAGTTCACATTTCAAAAACTCTAAACAAAGATACGATCCCTACACAAACTACACCAGTCCCATTGAATCCATTCTCTGCCTAGACTCTTACCAAAGCATGTATTCTCAGATGCTTTGTGGACTTTCACAAAACGAACAAGTTCTTCGTGTTGGGGCCGTTTTCGCCTCAGGCTTCATCCGTGCCATCAAGTTCCTAGAAAAGCATTGGGTGAGTTTGTGCCGTGACATAAGAAATGGCACCGTAGACCCAGAAATCAGTGACTCGTCTGTGAGAGAGGCCATCATGAAGATCCTCAAACCAAACCCCAAGCTTGCGGATTTCATCGAAGGTGAGTGCAAGAAGGAGTCTTGGAAGGGGATCATCACTAGGGTGTGGCCAAACACCAAGTATGTTGATGTTATTGTTACAGGAACCATGTCTCAGTATATTCCGATATTGGATTACTACAGCAATGGTCTCCCTCTTGTCTGCACCATGTATGCTTCGTCTGAGTGTTACTTTGGCCTCAACTTGAACCCTTTGTGTGAACCGAATGAGGTGTCTTACACCCTCATTCCCACCATGGCCTACTTTGAGTTCTTGCCACTCGAAAAAACCAAGGGACAGACCAATATTTCTATTTCTCAACCTGACCAGGAACGTTTGGTTGATCTTGTGGATGTGGAGTTGGGTCAAGAATATGAGCTTGTGGTCACCACTTATGCGG GACTTTACAGGTACAGGGTTGGTGACATACTCCGTGTAGCAGGATTCAAGAACAAGGCACCACAATTCAACTTCGTGTGCCGAAAGAATGTGGTTTTGAGCATTGATTCTGACAAGACCGATGAGGTTGAGCTGCAAAATGCTGTGAAGAATGGAGCGAAGCGTCTTGCAGATTTCGGTGCATCACTCACAGAATACACAAGCTGTGCTGACACGTCCACTATCCCAGGCCACTATGTGCTGTACTGGGAgattaacaccaatgatgagACCCCAATTCCTGGTTCTGTTTTTGAGGAGTGTTGTTTTGCAGTAGAAGGGTGTCTGAACAGTGTTTATAGACAAGGAAGGGTGTCAGAGTCGATTGGAGCACTGGAAATAAAGATTGTGGAGAATGGAACCTTTGACAAGCTTATGGACTTTGCTCTGAGCCAGGGTGCGTCCATAAATCAGTATAAGACACCTCGTTGTGTGAAATATGCTCCCATTGTTGAACTTCTGGATTCCAAGACAGTTTCCAGTTACTTCAGTAGAAAATGTCCACAGTGGGTCCCTGGTCACAAGAAATGGTGCATGTTCCCTTGA